The Fructilactobacillus myrtifloralis genome segment GGTTGGTTGCTAACCATCTGAACCGCATCACCAGTTTCTAAGCTTGGAAGGATGTTATCCTTTTCCTTTCCCGCGGCGTAAACCTTTAAGTAACCTTCAAACTTCAGCTTCGAGCCGTTTGCCCGGTAATTAACCCCATTTTGGTCAATCGTTACCGTTTGGGTATCCACAACGGCGGGCGTCATCTGACTCGCTACAAAGCGACACCAAATCAGATTGTATAACTTATACTGATCTTTGGTTAAATACTTCTCAATGCTCTGCGGCGTCCGTAAGACCGAGGTCGGTCGAACCGCCTCATGGGCATCCTGTGCTCCTTCAGGTAATTTTCCCTTTTGCGGGTGGTTGGCGGCGTATTCCGCGCCATAATGTTCATGCAAAAAGGCCGCGGCTTCGTGCTTAGCTCCGGAAGAAATTCGGGTTGAATCGGTTCGCATGTAGGTAATTAACCCCTGGCTTCCTTCCTTGCCAATGTTAATCCCTTCATACAGTTGCTGGGCCGCCATCATCGTACGCCCCGTTCGAAACCGGAGCTTTTTATTTGCATCCTGTTGCAGTGTACTAGTCGTAAACGGCCGTGGGGGTTGCCGTTTCTTTTCCCGCTTTTTAACGTCCGCAATGGTAAAGTCGGCCTTTGGATCCAACCGCTTTAAGACGGACTGGACAGCTGCGTTATCCTTTAGGTTAGTTTTCTTGCCGTCTAATCCGTAAAAACTGGCCTTAAACTTGGAACGCCCCTTCTTAAAGACCGAATCAATCGTCCAGTATTCTTCTGGTTGGAATTTTTGGATGGCACGTTCGCGCTGAATGATAATCCAGAGCGCCACCGATTGAACCCGGCCGGCACTCAACCCCTTCTTCACTTTTTTCCACAAAATTGGTGAGATCGAATACCCCACCAACCGGTCGATGATTCGCCGGGCTTGTTGGGCGTTAACGAGGTTCATATCAATGGTCCGCGGGTGCTTAAAAGCATCCTTGACCGTTTCTTTAGTAATTTCGTTAAAGGTCACTCGGTTATAGTCGTTCACATCTAAATTTAGAATGTGGGCAACGTGCCAGGCAATCGCTTCTCCTTCCCGGTCCGGGTCAGAAGCCAGAAAAACTTCCTTCGCTTTTTTCGCTTCGGACTTGAGGCTCTTGATTGTATCACCCTTACCCCGAATCGAAATGTATTCCGGGGTAAATTCGTTTTCAATCTCAATTCCCATACGACTTTTCGGTAAATCACGAATGTGACCCTTACTGGCAATTACGTTATAGGTCCGTCCGAGATACTTACCAATCGTTTTCGCCTTGGCTGGCGATTCGACAATCACTAACTTCTTTTTCGTTGCACTGCGTTTCCGCTTAGTTGGTTGCTTTTTTGTTGTTGTTTTGGTGGCCATTAAATTCTATCCCTCGTCACTTTTCTACATATATTATGTACGTAATCATCGCAGGTACAGCGCAATGAATTTCTAACAAAGCATATTGCAATTTTTTCTGGGTGTCAAATTAAACCCATCAAAAAGGCCCTTCCACTACTGGAAGAGCCTCATTGTAACCAAAGTCTAAATCCGACTGTGCTTATTTATCCAAAAATTTCCAGATAACGCCTCCCATAAAGGCGGCGACCAGAACGAAGATGAAAATCAACAGTAACATTACATCCGGAATGTACATCCCGAGGGTTACAACGATTCCATAGAATAGGATACTGAAAACTAAAATCACGGCGTCAATAAAACAAACGATTTGACCACAATCGGCCCAAGCAATTTTATAGGCTGGTTTTTTCATTAACCGATCGATTCCCCACAAGAGGGCCGTAATAATCCATAAAATGACGTTGGCAACTGCGAAGAACTCTAATGAGTTAACGCTACTAAGAAAGTTAAACATACTCACTGCTCCTTTATCTATTAGTCACTTCTACTTTTTATTATACACGTCTTTTCTAATTTCGTTACAAGATTTGGTTGAAGGATTGTGCCTAATTCATTACACTAAGACAATTAGGTCGCCTAAAAGGTAGTACAAAGAAGCGTCCATCCGCTTGCTAATTCCAGTTTGTCGGCAGGCTACTGTCCGTAAACTGGAAAATGGCATCACGTTAGGAGATTCCCCATGATTCTAGAAAAGTTTAAACAACAGGCCCCCTTTGATCAACTTCTGTTTTTGTATAAGGTCTTGATCATGGCGTTAATGATCATTCCGTATTTCATCATCATCTACGGGGATTTTAGTGGCCAGTACACGCCTCCCAATCCCTTCAAGTTTCTGGAGACGAACCTGCAGCATCTTTTTCAGTTAATTTTTAATAATTCCTTTACCCTGCTTTCCATTTTTGCGGTCCTCACGCCGATTATTTCCATCCTTAGATTTTATAATAACTATAAAAATTCAGAAACTCATCACGTTTCGCTCAACAATCCAATTAAGTTAATTAACGTCATCTACCATAAACAGGACGTGACCTTTCTCTTCGTCTTCTTTACGTCCATTATTTTCATTCCCGCCTTTAATTACTGCTATGCTTATGCCCTCCTAGACTTATTTTTGCTCCTGCTGCCCGCCAGTACCCCTGTATTGCTCCGGTTACCGAGTGTGCTGGGCTTTAGTTTGGTCGCCTTGATCTTTATTCTCCTGGTTTGCGTGGCCATCTTGTTCTTCTTGGGTTCCTTTTACATCGTGTTTCGCCTCATCGTCCCCCTTATGAAACGACTCTTTTTTCCAAACACCTATCTGCCCCAGGTAGAAGTCGCCGGGCAAAAGTACTGCATCGTTGGAAATGATCAGGATTCCTTTTTCCTAATTAAATTAAACGAACGGTACCTAAAGGGACGCACGCCAAGCACTAGCCCAACCGCCAATGACTTTACTGAAACTGACCACGTCTTTTTACTTCCTCGCAATCAAGTCACCGCCAACCGGGTTCCCTACTTCCAAATTCGGATCCACTTTTTGCGCCCCTACATCAAAAACTTTAAAACCGGGCAACTGGAAGTTGTACGACTGATCACGTCCTCACGCACATAAAAATCGGATTCCTACCACCTACGGTAGAAATCCGATTTTTTAATTACTTCAGTTAAATAACGACCCGCCCCAGTAAATCCTGTGTATCAAGACATGGTTGGGCTCCCGCTGCAATCAATTCATTCGCTCCTAACGAAAGCTGACTGTTGATGTTACCGGGGATGGCCAGAACATCCCGATTGGCCTGCAGGGCGAGGCTGGCCGTAATCAGACTGCCGGATTTCTGGCGGGCTTCGACCACCAGTAACTTCTGACAAAGTCCGGCAATAATGCGATTCCGTTCAACAAATTGGTACCGTCGTGGTCCCACGCCTAATGGATACTCGGTCACCACTAACTGCGTGTGGGCTAGAGTGTGCTGTAGTTCCCGGTTGGGGGCTGGATAAAAATGGTCCAGACCCGTTCCAAGCACCGCTACGGTTCGACCGCGGTGCGCCAGGGCCAACTGATGGCCTAACGTATCAACCCCGGTTGCTAGTCCGGAAACAATCACATAGCGTTGCACTACCGGAGCCGTTACCGTCCGTTTCAACGATTTAATCGCATAGACGGAACAGTTTCTGGACCCGACAATGCCTAATACCGGGGTTTGTCGGATTAGCTCAAGGTCCCCCGCATAAAAAAGCACCAAAGGTGGCAGAAAAATCTCCCGTAACTGCTGGGGATAGGCGGCGTCTAAAATGGTAAGCCAGCCGCCCGCCTGATTCCGCTGCACCTGTTCGGTTAATGCTGCCGTTAAAAAGTTTTGAACGAACGGTGTCACCTTCAACCGGTGCTCGCGTAACAAAGCAGCTAGTGGTTGTAATAAACCAGCCAAAGAATAGCGTTCAAAATGGGGTTCTTGCTGTAGCCACTTGTAGATTACACTTTCACCTTTAAGCCCAATCCCGGGGCAGAGTTTAATCCGTAGTAAAAAATCTCGTTTATCCATCGTATTCTCCCTTTTTTAAGAGATACGAAATTAGTGGCCCAAATCACGGACGGGGGCAAAACTTTGCCGGTGGAGGGGGGTTGCTCCGTACTGGCGTAAAGCCTGCAGGTGTTCCTTGGTACCATACCCATCATTGTGGGCAAAGCCATATTCTGGATATTGCTGATCATATTGAATCATCAAATCATCCCGATAGACTTTGGCCAAGATGCTGGCCGCGGCAATACTGGCCGATTTGGCATCTCCCTTGATTAACTTTGTCTGGGGGATCTTCGTCTCAATTACCATCGCATCAACTAGTAGATGGTCCGGCTGACAGGTTAAGCGTTCGACGGCCTGCTTCATCCCCAGTCGACTCGCCTCATAGATGTTAATTTGGTCAATGATGGCCGGACTGACGCTCACGAGACTGTATGCAACCGCGGCTTGTTTAATGAGGGGCACAAGGCGCCGACGCTCGTGATCTGATAGTTGCTTGGAATCATTCACGGTGGGCAGGTTAAAGGTCGGCGGTAAAATCACCGCCCCCACCACCACCGGTCCAGCAAGCGGTCCCCGCCCCACTTCATCGACCCCCGCTACGTGCGCAATTCCCTGTTGCCAAAGCGTGCGTTCTTGTTGCAAGCGCTGTTGAAAAGCTTCAAAACGCCGCTGGTCTCGTTCCAGGCGCTTGGTCGTCTGTCGTAACAAGCGTTGCACCCCCTTGCGCGGATCCGTTTGGTAGGCCGTTAGTAGCGGATCAGTCGGGCTAGTTACCTGCGCTAATTGGGCCGTTAGTTCTTTAATGTTCATCAGTCACGACGTCCTGTGGATCATCTAAGGTAAACCGACCTAATTTCCCCTTCCGCACATCGGTAATCATGCGGTCCGACGCGCGTTCGTAATCATCCCGCATGCCTAAATTAGCCGTAATCAGCAACAATAATTCCGGAGCGGGTAATTCTAAATCGCGCGCTTGCAGATGATAACGCTCCTGCAGGGCCTCTGGATTAGTCGCCCGAAAAAACTGGAGTGCAAACAGGGCTACGTCATCGCTATGGTAAGCACTATCCCGAATGGCGCCCGTAAGAGCCAGTTTTTCAGCCACCGTTTGGTTCTGAAACTTCGGCCATAAAATTCCAGGGGTATCTAACAACTCCAGGTGCCCGTTGCCGGTTAACCACTGTTGCCCCTTCGTCACCCCTGGTCGATTCCCAACTGGCGCAGATCGTTTTTGGACTAATTGATTGAGGAGCGTTGACTTCCCGACGTTAGGCACCCCCACGCAAATCGCTTTGATGGTTTGGCGTTCCATGCCGCGCTCACTTTGAGCCGCTAATTTAGTCGTCAGAAGGGTCCGTGCGGCTTTTTCAATTTTTTTCTGCACGCCGGTCAACTTGGCATCAACTGCAAGCGCGGCCAGACCCTGCGCCCGAAAGAAACGTAACCACTGTTGAGTTAGCTTCGGGTCGGCTAAATCTGCCTTGGTTAAGATCATTAGACGGGGTTTTCCCTGACTAATTCTACTAACTTCTGGGTTAATGGACGTAAACGGAATCCGGGCGTCGACCAACTCAAACACCACATCAACTAGTTTAATGTTCGCTTCAAACTGGCGAATGGCCTTGGCCATGTGCCCCGGGAACCATTGAATGTTACTTTGCATGACCGACTCCTTAATCTAGGTAAGCTAAATATTTCTGCCAGGCATCATCAAAAATCGTTAAGGTTGGCAAATACCCCGCATTTTCCTCCAGGTACTTTGAAATTTCATCAAAATTATCGGTGTGTTTGGGAAAACTTTGGTCAAAGAAAGCATTATTTGCAAACTCAGCGAGCGCGGTATGACTGGCTGGATTCCGTTCTGTCATCAAATATTCATAAAAACTTTTTCGCATCTTCATCCTCTTTTCGCTGCCAAATTTCAAAGTGGTGCGGATACTCGGCCGGCGTGGCTCCAGGTCGTTCCTGAACTAGCGTGAACTGGTGGTAGTCAATCGGAGGCATCCTGGTATCTCCAGCGACGTCTGCGGCAATAACTGTACGATACAACCAAGTAACTTCAGGGAGCAATAACCGAAAAATTTGACTGCCCCCGACCACAAAGATCAGCTCATCATCGTGCTCTTTTGCATATTGCAAAAAGCTAGCAGGGGTGTGAAAAACTTGCACTTCTGCCGGAAAATTAGTGGCTGGTTGGTGGGTTAACACCAGATTTTGCCGGTGTGGTAACGGGCGCCCAAAACTGGCATAGGTTTTACTCCCCGCTAAAATGGGATGGCCCGTCGTCTGCTCCTTAAAAAAGTGCATGTCATCTGGCAGATGCCACGGTAACGTTCCTTGGTTGCCAATTATCTGGTTTTGAGCCTCTGCCCAAATAAATGCTAACATGCGTCTTGCCTCCTAAACGGCCACCGCCCCTTTAATCCGTGGGTGGTGCTGGTAATGTTGGATTTGAATGTCATCAATATCATAGTCAAAAATACTATTTTTAGCCGGATTTAACCACAGGGTCGGCGCTGGATATGGAGTGCGCGCTAACTGGGTCTTGACCTGTTCAATGTGGTTTTGGTAAATGTGGGCGTCTCCCAAGGTATGAATGAATTCACCTGGAACTAAGCCACATTCCTTCGCAATCAAACTCGTCAGTAAGGCGTAGCTGGCGATGTTAAACGGAACCCCTAAAAAGATGTCTCCACTACGTTGGTACAACTGGCAACTCAGTTTGCCGTCGT includes the following:
- the topA gene encoding type I DNA topoisomerase, with the translated sequence MATKTTTKKQPTKRKRSATKKKLVIVESPAKAKTIGKYLGRTYNVIASKGHIRDLPKSRMGIEIENEFTPEYISIRGKGDTIKSLKSEAKKAKEVFLASDPDREGEAIAWHVAHILNLDVNDYNRVTFNEITKETVKDAFKHPRTIDMNLVNAQQARRIIDRLVGYSISPILWKKVKKGLSAGRVQSVALWIIIQRERAIQKFQPEEYWTIDSVFKKGRSKFKASFYGLDGKKTNLKDNAAVQSVLKRLDPKADFTIADVKKREKKRQPPRPFTTSTLQQDANKKLRFRTGRTMMAAQQLYEGINIGKEGSQGLITYMRTDSTRISSGAKHEAAAFLHEHYGAEYAANHPQKGKLPEGAQDAHEAVRPTSVLRTPQSIEKYLTKDQYKLYNLIWCRFVASQMTPAVVDTQTVTIDQNGVNYRANGSKLKFEGYLKVYAAGKEKDNILPSLETGDAVQMVSNQPDQHFTQPPARYTEAALIKTLEENGVGRPSTYAPTLMTIQKRYYVKLEARRFVPTELGEIVNKLIEEYFPDIVNVDFTADIEGQLDEIEEAKRKWVAVVNDFYQPFSKEVTHAEKEMESVQIKEPLAGFNCDICGAPMVEKMGKYGKFFACSRFPDCRNTQTIVKEIGVTCPKCHKGQVIERKTKKKRTFYGCSRYPECDFVSWDKPIGRDCPKCHHFLVNKKVRGGWQVLCPQGDYEETIIK
- the dprA gene encoding DNA-processing protein DprA — protein: MDKRDFLLRIKLCPGIGLKGESVIYKWLQQEPHFERYSLAGLLQPLAALLREHRLKVTPFVQNFLTAALTEQVQRNQAGGWLTILDAAYPQQLREIFLPPLVLFYAGDLELIRQTPVLGIVGSRNCSVYAIKSLKRTVTAPVVQRYVIVSGLATGVDTLGHQLALAHRGRTVAVLGTGLDHFYPAPNRELQHTLAHTQLVVTEYPLGVGPRRYQFVERNRIIAGLCQKLLVVEARQKSGSLITASLALQANRDVLAIPGNINSQLSLGANELIAAGAQPCLDTQDLLGRVVI
- a CDS encoding ribonuclease HII; this encodes MNIKELTAQLAQVTSPTDPLLTAYQTDPRKGVQRLLRQTTKRLERDQRRFEAFQQRLQQERTLWQQGIAHVAGVDEVGRGPLAGPVVVGAVILPPTFNLPTVNDSKQLSDHERRRLVPLIKQAAVAYSLVSVSPAIIDQINIYEASRLGMKQAVERLTCQPDHLLVDAMVIETKIPQTKLIKGDAKSASIAAASILAKVYRDDLMIQYDQQYPEYGFAHNDGYGTKEHLQALRQYGATPLHRQSFAPVRDLGH
- the ylqF gene encoding ribosome biogenesis GTPase YlqF, whose translation is MQSNIQWFPGHMAKAIRQFEANIKLVDVVFELVDARIPFTSINPEVSRISQGKPRLMILTKADLADPKLTQQWLRFFRAQGLAALAVDAKLTGVQKKIEKAARTLLTTKLAAQSERGMERQTIKAICVGVPNVGKSTLLNQLVQKRSAPVGNRPGVTKGQQWLTGNGHLELLDTPGILWPKFQNQTVAEKLALTGAIRDSAYHSDDVALFALQFFRATNPEALQERYHLQARDLELPAPELLLLITANLGMRDDYERASDRMITDVRKGKLGRFTLDDPQDVVTDEH
- a CDS encoding YozE family protein, with protein sequence MRKSFYEYLMTERNPASHTALAEFANNAFFDQSFPKHTDNFDEISKYLEENAGYLPTLTIFDDAWQKYLAYLD
- a CDS encoding dihydrofolate reductase, producing the protein MLAFIWAEAQNQIIGNQGTLPWHLPDDMHFFKEQTTGHPILAGSKTYASFGRPLPHRQNLVLTHQPATNFPAEVQVFHTPASFLQYAKEHDDELIFVVGGSQIFRLLLPEVTWLYRTVIAADVAGDTRMPPIDYHQFTLVQERPGATPAEYPHHFEIWQRKEDEDAKKFL